Proteins encoded within one genomic window of candidate division WOR-3 bacterium:
- a CDS encoding NAD(P)/FAD-dependent oxidoreductase gives MTNKFYDVIIVGSGPAGTFSALELAKKGLKVLILEKGDDLLRRKCPALEKQIPCVRCKSCSITSGFGGAGAFSDGKVTLSADVGGNLKDFLSQEELDRLFQSVIEKLIEFGAPRRIYGLDSEQVDKIYYEAQRYGLEIVKSKVLHMGTDKGFLVLKAMREAIVSEKVEFHCNEPVEDLIIKDSKIEGVKTVKDEYYGRFVILAPGRSGAEWLFKMSKKYGFKTDTNPVDIGVRIEVPAEVLKKLTDVFYEPKIIYYSKSFDDKVRTFCVNPYGVVVPEMTEDVVTVNGHSYSYPVSNNTNLAILVSTKFTQPFNDPVSYGKSIARLANLLTGSVIIQRYGDLKLGRRSTEERIKRSIVKPTYLGAVPGDLSFALPYRYLSSIKEMLDQLDKLVPGMADDGNLIYGVEVKFYSARIKVTRDFEIEGIQNLFVAGDGAGITRGLSQAAVSGILVANSILKKV, from the coding sequence TTGACAAACAAATTTTACGACGTAATTATTGTTGGTAGTGGACCTGCAGGAACTTTCTCAGCCCTTGAGTTGGCCAAAAAAGGTTTGAAGGTTTTGATTTTAGAAAAGGGGGATGATCTTTTAAGGCGAAAGTGCCCAGCACTGGAAAAGCAGATCCCCTGCGTTAGATGTAAAAGTTGCTCTATCACCTCCGGCTTTGGCGGTGCTGGTGCCTTTTCCGATGGTAAAGTTACATTGAGTGCAGACGTTGGCGGGAATCTTAAGGATTTTTTGTCCCAGGAAGAGCTTGACAGGTTGTTCCAGAGCGTCATTGAGAAGCTAATAGAATTCGGTGCGCCCCGTAGGATTTATGGTTTAGATTCTGAACAGGTAGATAAAATTTATTATGAGGCGCAGAGATATGGGCTTGAGATTGTGAAGTCCAAGGTTCTCCATATGGGGACCGATAAAGGCTTTCTCGTTTTGAAGGCAATGAGGGAGGCTATAGTAAGCGAAAAGGTGGAATTTCACTGTAATGAACCAGTAGAGGACTTGATTATAAAAGATTCAAAAATCGAGGGCGTTAAGACCGTTAAGGATGAGTATTATGGAAGGTTTGTAATCCTTGCCCCCGGGCGTTCAGGTGCAGAGTGGCTATTCAAAATGTCAAAAAAGTACGGTTTTAAGACAGACACAAACCCTGTAGACATTGGAGTACGTATTGAGGTACCTGCCGAAGTTTTGAAAAAGTTAACAGATGTTTTTTATGAGCCAAAGATTATTTATTATTCCAAAAGCTTTGACGACAAAGTGAGAACCTTTTGTGTAAATCCCTACGGGGTTGTAGTGCCTGAAATGACAGAAGATGTAGTTACTGTGAACGGCCATAGCTATTCTTACCCCGTTTCTAATAATACAAACCTGGCAATCCTTGTCTCAACAAAGTTTACTCAGCCCTTTAACGACCCTGTAAGTTATGGGAAGTCCATTGCTCGGCTTGCCAACCTCCTTACCGGAAGTGTGATAATTCAGAGGTATGGGGATCTAAAACTCGGGAGGCGTTCTACGGAGGAGAGGATCAAAAGGAGCATCGTAAAACCCACATATCTGGGTGCTGTCCCAGGGGATTTAAGCTTTGCATTGCCCTACCGGTATCTCTCCAGCATAAAGGAGATGCTTGACCAGCTTGACAAGCTTGTTCCAGGAATGGCTGACGACGGGAACCTCATTTACGGAGTTGAAGTTAAGTTTTATTCCGCAAGGATTAAGGTTACGAGGGATTTTGAGATTGAAGGCATTCAAAATCTGTTTGTCGCCGGTGATGGGGCTGGGATTACAAGAGGCCTTTCTCAAGCAGCAGTTTCTGGGATTTTGGTTGCCAACTCTATTCTAAAGAAGGTATAA
- a CDS encoding DUF502 domain-containing protein, with product MPQKFLQRLKDSFTKENLRQDFIAGLVVLGPLVLTLYILSVVISLFGNFFAQLILLLPFVREIPPFLKTLIGLFIGLVLLYLAGLSVRLFFGFELENYINRLMSRIPLVRTIYNASRELVKFIGSSQERKVTSGKVVLFTIGDEGPFLLGFLTKEEPFEKDGKRYYMVFSPTVPNPTTGFYLIVEEKRLAFLDMDFNEAFKIIMTAGIGLDREGGEKLKNGLASLFEKVNKKN from the coding sequence ATGCCCCAAAAATTTCTTCAAAGGTTAAAAGATTCTTTCACAAAGGAAAACTTAAGGCAGGATTTTATCGCTGGTCTTGTCGTTTTGGGACCACTGGTTTTGACTTTATATATTCTTTCGGTTGTGATCTCACTTTTCGGGAACTTTTTTGCCCAGCTTATTTTGCTTCTCCCCTTTGTCCGCGAAATACCACCCTTTTTAAAGACCCTGATTGGGCTTTTTATCGGGTTAGTTCTCCTATACCTTGCCGGACTTTCAGTGAGACTCTTTTTTGGCTTCGAACTTGAGAATTATATCAACCGTCTGATGAGTAGAATTCCCCTTGTGAGAACAATTTACAATGCTTCGAGGGAGTTAGTGAAATTCATAGGTAGTTCGCAGGAAAGGAAAGTTACATCGGGTAAGGTTGTTTTGTTCACTATTGGGGATGAAGGACCATTTCTCCTGGGATTCTTAACAAAAGAAGAGCCTTTTGAAAAGGATGGGAAAAGGTACTACATGGTGTTCTCTCCAACTGTTCCCAACCCAACCACGGGTTTTTATTTGATTGTGGAAGAGAAAAGGTTGGCTTTTCTTGATATGGATTTTAATGAAGCCTTTAAAATCATAATGACGGCAGGAATTGGTTTAGATCGTGAAGGAGGTGAAAAATTAAAAAATGGGCTTGCGAGCTTATTTGAAAAGGTTAATAAGAAAAATTAA
- a CDS encoding hemolysin family protein: MGLRAYLKRLIRKIKGQELKIEELVELFEELKAQEILQSSVVEIIQSILELSDRQIEEIMVPRIDMVYISSDATLKDAVKVYRKRGFSKLPVVKERTDNVIGILYIKELLKHLDELESLKVADLAKPVHYIPYSKKILDTLKEMQKKHISIAIVVDEFGSVAGLVTLEDILEEIVGEIYEEFDKEEVLIRELEDGSFLVNAKVDLYEASEKLGVELESEEVNTLGGYIIENLERVPEVGEKFVIGPLEFEVIDSTQQRIKELKVRVLKKEE; this comes from the coding sequence ATGGGCTTGCGAGCTTATTTGAAAAGGTTAATAAGAAAAATTAAAGGGCAAGAACTAAAAATCGAAGAGCTGGTTGAACTGTTCGAAGAATTGAAGGCACAGGAGATTCTTCAAAGCAGCGTTGTGGAAATTATCCAGTCAATTCTCGAGTTAAGTGATAGACAGATTGAGGAGATTATGGTTCCGAGGATAGATATGGTTTACATAAGTAGCGACGCCACTTTGAAAGATGCAGTGAAAGTCTACAGGAAGAGGGGTTTTTCGAAGCTCCCTGTAGTAAAAGAGCGGACTGACAATGTAATTGGAATTCTTTACATTAAAGAACTTCTAAAACACCTTGACGAACTTGAATCCTTAAAGGTTGCCGACTTGGCAAAACCTGTTCACTACATCCCTTACTCTAAAAAAATTCTCGACACTTTAAAGGAAATGCAAAAGAAGCACATTTCTATTGCCATAGTGGTCGACGAGTTTGGATCGGTGGCAGGACTTGTGACCTTAGAAGACATACTGGAGGAAATCGTCGGAGAGATTTACGAAGAGTTTGATAAGGAAGAGGTGTTAATAAGGGAACTGGAGGATGGGAGTTTTTTAGTTAACGCGAAGGTTGATCTGTATGAGGCTTCGGAAAAACTTGGGGTTGAGCTCGAAAGCGAAGAGGTGAATACCCTTGGAGGATATATCATTGAAAATCTTGAGAGAGTTCCGGAAGTAGGGGAAAAATTTGTTATAGGTCCTCTTGAGTTTGAGGTAATTGATTCGACGCAGCAGAGGATTAAGGAATTAAAAGTAAGAGTTCTGAAGAAGGAGGAATAA
- the purS gene encoding phosphoribosylformylglycinamidine synthase subunit PurS: MPDFRVSVIVRMREDLPEPQGMALEKVLKRLGYDKIREIRVGKVIEFNASGESKEEVKKVVENLAKSIFSNPVIEDFEIRIEEQ, from the coding sequence ATGCCGGATTTTAGGGTGTCGGTAATAGTGAGGATGAGGGAGGATTTGCCGGAACCACAGGGGATGGCCTTAGAAAAAGTTCTTAAACGCCTTGGCTACGATAAGATAAGAGAAATAAGGGTAGGAAAGGTTATCGAGTTTAATGCCAGTGGTGAAAGTAAGGAAGAGGTTAAAAAAGTAGTTGAGAACCTGGCAAAATCGATTTTTTCCAACCCTGTTATTGAGGATTTTGAAATAAGGATTGAGGAGCAATGA
- the purQ gene encoding phosphoribosylformylglycinamidine synthase subunit PurQ, giving the protein MRAGVVIFPGTNCETETYYVLKDIVGFDTYYVWHEETSLNKFSLVVLPGGFSYGDYLRPGAMAKVSPVVESIMDYVEKEKGFVIGICNGFQILTEAGLLLGGLIRNKNLKFICKDVTLKVVNNELPFTHKFEKDEVIVIPIAHMDGRFVAHKDELEYLIKKNLIFLKYEGENPNGSLLNIAGITNEKRNVFGMMPHPERNSEKLLGTGDGLKFFLSIKEYLENG; this is encoded by the coding sequence ATGAGAGCAGGAGTTGTAATTTTCCCAGGGACAAACTGTGAAACCGAAACTTACTATGTTTTAAAAGATATCGTGGGTTTTGATACTTACTATGTATGGCATGAAGAAACCTCGCTAAACAAGTTTTCCCTTGTGGTGCTACCGGGTGGCTTTTCCTATGGGGATTACTTGAGACCTGGTGCAATGGCCAAAGTTTCACCAGTTGTGGAGTCTATAATGGATTACGTTGAAAAAGAAAAGGGTTTTGTTATTGGAATCTGTAATGGGTTTCAAATACTTACAGAGGCGGGGCTTCTCTTAGGCGGTCTAATTAGAAATAAAAATCTGAAGTTTATTTGCAAGGATGTGACCCTTAAAGTAGTTAATAACGAGTTGCCTTTTACGCATAAATTTGAAAAAGACGAGGTTATTGTAATCCCTATAGCTCATATGGATGGCAGATTTGTCGCTCACAAGGACGAGCTTGAATATCTGATCAAAAAGAATTTGATCTTCCTAAAGTACGAAGGGGAGAATCCGAACGGCTCCCTTTTAAATATAGCGGGAATAACCAATGAAAAAAGAAATGTCTTTGGGATGATGCCACATCCTGAAAGGAACTCGGAAAAACTTCTTGGAACTGGGGATGGTTTAAAATTTTTCCTTTCAATTAAGGAGTATCTTGAAAATGGATAA